A genomic segment from Luteolibacter ambystomatis encodes:
- the nusA gene encoding transcription termination factor NusA, with product MTNDIVALIDYYEKEKGIDRDKVVAALEYAFISAYRKMVPGAEAIETLRADVNTRKGETRIWASLTVVADEEYSDKFNQVPLKLAEKKKPGSQPGDLMEFDVTPKDFGRIAVQTAKQTMMQRLRQAEKEMIYEEFKDRAGDVVSGTVRRFERNDVMIDLGKFEGIMPNRERVQGEDYNIGDRIRAYVLAVENEGRGPEIILSRSHPNFVRRLFEAEVNEISDRTVEIRGVAREAGFRTKIAVWSNDPKVDPVGACVGLRGARVKNIVRELNNEKVDIIRWSEDPREFVKEALKPAEIRSISIDETGKVVHVTVDEADLSKAIGRKGQNARLTSRLMGWDVQVRKDESKEEQLKAKIGGAAHTLGEQLGLTDELAEKLTFAGGATAELVIDMPADYIANALGISDDEAETILVKARELAGA from the coding sequence ATGACCAACGACATCGTCGCCCTCATCGACTACTACGAGAAGGAAAAAGGCATCGACCGGGACAAGGTCGTCGCCGCCCTCGAGTACGCCTTCATTTCCGCCTATCGCAAGATGGTGCCCGGAGCCGAAGCGATCGAAACGCTGCGCGCCGATGTGAACACCCGCAAGGGCGAGACCCGCATCTGGGCCAGTCTCACCGTGGTCGCGGACGAGGAATATTCCGACAAGTTCAACCAGGTGCCGCTGAAACTGGCGGAGAAGAAGAAGCCCGGCTCCCAGCCCGGCGACCTGATGGAATTCGACGTCACGCCGAAGGACTTCGGCCGCATCGCCGTGCAGACCGCGAAGCAGACGATGATGCAGCGTCTCCGCCAGGCGGAGAAGGAGATGATTTACGAGGAGTTCAAGGACCGAGCCGGAGACGTCGTCTCGGGCACCGTCCGCCGCTTCGAGCGCAACGACGTCATGATCGACCTCGGCAAGTTCGAGGGCATCATGCCGAACCGCGAGCGCGTGCAGGGCGAGGACTACAACATCGGCGACCGCATCCGCGCCTACGTGCTGGCGGTGGAGAACGAAGGCCGCGGCCCGGAGATCATCCTCTCCCGCAGCCACCCGAACTTCGTCCGCCGCCTTTTCGAAGCGGAGGTGAATGAAATTTCCGACCGCACCGTGGAGATCCGCGGCGTGGCCCGCGAGGCCGGCTTCCGCACCAAGATCGCCGTTTGGAGCAACGACCCGAAGGTCGATCCCGTGGGTGCCTGCGTGGGCCTGCGCGGCGCACGTGTGAAGAACATCGTCCGCGAACTGAACAACGAGAAGGTGGACATCATCCGCTGGAGCGAGGACCCGCGCGAATTCGTGAAGGAAGCGCTCAAGCCCGCCGAGATCCGCTCCATTTCCATCGATGAAACCGGCAAGGTGGTCCACGTGACCGTCGATGAAGCCGACCTCAGCAAGGCGATCGGCCGCAAGGGCCAGAACGCCCGCCTCACCTCCCGCCTGATGGGCTGGGACGTGCAGGTCCGCAAGGACGAGTCGAAGGAAGAGCAGCTCAAGGCGAAGATCGGCGGTGCCGCCCACACGCTGGGCGAGCAGCTCGGCCTGACCGACGAACTCGCCGAGAAGCTCACCTTCGCCGGTGGTGCCACTGCCGAACTTGTCATCGACATGCCCGCCGACTACATCGCCAACGCGCTCGGCATCAGCGACGACGAGGCTGAAACCATCCTTGTGAAGGCCCGCGAACTCGCCGGTGCCTGA
- a CDS encoding HAD-IA family hydrolase has translation MIRTIFLDAAGTLIEPAEPVAAVYARHFSAVGWPVTMERIGRAFREAFQVAGDPSYGCQDGGDLAERIWWKGVVGDVAWRCGFDPEAEETTFEEVFAGLFSHYDSGSAWTVFPEVERVLGRFRAAGCRLAVVSNFDLRLHRILRDLRLGEYCNAVITSAEAWARKPDPAIFTAALRALDACPDSTVHIGDSPTADGTGAATAGIRAFLLDRPRVTLEDASDWIAGQN, from the coding sequence GTGATCCGCACGATCTTCCTTGATGCCGCCGGAACCCTGATCGAACCGGCCGAACCGGTGGCCGCCGTGTACGCCCGCCATTTCTCCGCGGTCGGGTGGCCGGTGACCATGGAGAGGATCGGCCGCGCCTTCCGGGAGGCATTCCAAGTGGCGGGAGATCCCTCCTACGGCTGTCAGGATGGCGGTGACCTTGCCGAGCGGATCTGGTGGAAAGGTGTCGTTGGAGATGTGGCCTGGCGTTGTGGCTTCGATCCGGAAGCGGAGGAGACCACTTTTGAAGAGGTTTTCGCCGGTCTCTTTTCCCACTACGACTCCGGTTCCGCCTGGACGGTTTTTCCGGAGGTGGAGCGGGTGCTCGGGCGCTTCCGGGCCGCAGGCTGCCGCCTCGCCGTGGTCTCGAATTTCGACCTCCGGCTGCATCGCATCCTCCGCGACCTCCGCCTTGGGGAATACTGCAATGCCGTCATCACCTCCGCCGAGGCGTGGGCGCGCAAGCCGGACCCAGCCATCTTCACCGCGGCTCTGCGTGCGCTGGATGCCTGCCCGGACTCCACCGTGCATATCGGTGACAGCCCGACGGCGGATGGCACCGGGGCCGCAACTGCCGGAATCCGTGCCTTCCTCCTCGACCGGCCGCGGGTGACGCTGGAAGATGCTTCGGACTGGATCGCGGGACAAAATTGA
- the modA gene encoding molybdate ABC transporter substrate-binding protein — translation MQRSSLLRPLALVLTLAAPFGRADELKIAAAASLAESITEIGKLYQDGHPGTTITPVFAGSNVLARQIESGAPVDVFISADEKTMDGLVKNNHVTKEAVVPLLSNALVVVAPTDATFTVQSAADLAKLQRISIADPAAVPAGVYAKTWLTGRGLWDQIQPKTVGAENVRGALAAVEAGNADAAIVYRTDAAVSQKVKIVFTAPSNEAPAIVYPAAVVRESKHAEESKQFVAFLRGDKAAEVFKKRGFTVLPPTTK, via the coding sequence ATGCAGCGCTCCTCCTTGCTCCGCCCGCTCGCTCTCGTCCTCACTCTGGCCGCTCCATTCGGACGGGCGGATGAACTCAAGATCGCCGCCGCCGCCAGCCTCGCCGAGTCGATTACCGAGATCGGCAAGCTCTATCAGGACGGCCATCCCGGCACCACCATCACTCCGGTCTTCGCCGGTTCCAACGTGCTCGCCCGCCAAATCGAGTCCGGCGCTCCGGTGGATGTCTTCATCTCCGCGGATGAAAAGACCATGGACGGACTGGTGAAGAACAACCACGTCACCAAGGAAGCCGTCGTCCCCTTGCTGTCGAATGCGCTCGTCGTGGTCGCCCCCACCGACGCCACCTTCACCGTCCAGTCCGCCGCCGATCTTGCGAAGCTCCAGCGCATCTCCATCGCCGATCCAGCCGCCGTGCCCGCAGGCGTCTATGCGAAAACCTGGCTCACCGGACGCGGACTCTGGGACCAGATCCAACCGAAAACCGTGGGCGCGGAAAACGTCCGTGGTGCCCTGGCTGCGGTGGAAGCGGGCAATGCCGATGCCGCCATCGTCTATCGCACCGATGCCGCCGTGTCGCAGAAGGTGAAGATCGTCTTCACCGCTCCTTCCAACGAAGCGCCCGCCATCGTCTATCCGGCAGCCGTGGTCCGTGAGTCGAAGCACGCGGAAGAGTCGAAGCAGTTCGTCGCCTTTCTCCGGGGAGACAAAGCCGCCGAAGTCTTCAAGAAGCGCGGCTTCACGGTGCTGCCCCCTACAACCAAATAG
- a CDS encoding winged helix-turn-helix domain-containing protein gives MTPDSPIRLLLSGPLAFGPGKAELLERIRTTGSLSAAAAEMEMSYMKAWKMVRGLNERFRKPLVTLSRGGDQHGGAVLTPAGQELLDLYRQAVAAAEKATAPALVRMRRMLAADEPDSRD, from the coding sequence ATGACGCCGGACAGCCCCATCCGCCTGCTGCTGTCCGGCCCGCTTGCCTTCGGTCCGGGAAAGGCGGAGCTGCTGGAGCGCATCCGGACCACCGGCAGCCTCAGCGCGGCCGCCGCGGAGATGGAAATGTCCTACATGAAGGCATGGAAGATGGTCCGCGGCCTCAACGAGCGCTTCCGCAAACCCCTCGTCACCCTCAGCCGCGGTGGCGATCAGCACGGCGGTGCGGTCCTCACTCCCGCTGGGCAGGAACTGCTGGACCTGTACCGGCAGGCGGTGGCCGCGGCGGAGAAAGCCACCGCACCAGCCCTTGTCCGCATGCGGCGGATGCTGGCGGCCGATGAACCGGATTCACGCGACTGA
- a CDS encoding 4-hydroxy-3-methylbut-2-enyl diphosphate reductase has product MSDAAEKSKRPRVNVRRPEVMELVAAEVARHYQSSIVEKIRNHSGELTVGGTTVRLAQQFGFCYGVERAIDLAYAARRVFPESRIFLIGEIIHNPEVNRQLVDMGIVSLPWQEMNGSYDNLTADDVVIVPAFGAPTSFMEKIEQQGCYVVDTTCGDVMKVWRRVRGYAKEGVTSIIHGKAGHEETRATASRAQGEDGKGHYLIILTLADTDYVCDYIRGKVDKAAFLAKFQDAISPGFDPDAHLAHVGVANQTTMLKSETEEIQRRVRTAMVDRDGDAANFQVFDTICGATQERQDALFQMLDKKMDLLLVVGGYNSSNTTHLVEIGEEHLPTFFIRDASCLKSLEQIVHYDIHHKEEVTSAYSQLLLGDQPVTIGITAGASCPNNLIEDTILKVFELRGITREQLVVA; this is encoded by the coding sequence ATGAGCGACGCCGCTGAGAAATCGAAACGCCCCCGGGTCAATGTCCGCCGTCCCGAGGTCATGGAACTGGTCGCCGCCGAAGTGGCGCGCCACTACCAATCCAGCATCGTCGAAAAAATCCGCAACCACAGCGGCGAACTCACCGTGGGCGGCACCACCGTCCGCCTCGCCCAGCAGTTCGGCTTCTGCTACGGCGTCGAACGCGCCATCGACCTCGCCTACGCTGCCCGCCGCGTCTTCCCGGAGAGCCGCATTTTCCTGATCGGGGAAATCATCCACAACCCCGAGGTCAACCGCCAGCTCGTGGACATGGGCATCGTCTCACTGCCCTGGCAGGAAATGAACGGCAGCTACGACAACCTCACCGCGGATGATGTGGTGATCGTCCCTGCCTTCGGCGCCCCCACCTCCTTCATGGAGAAGATCGAGCAACAGGGCTGCTACGTCGTGGACACCACTTGTGGAGACGTGATGAAGGTCTGGCGACGCGTCCGCGGCTACGCCAAGGAAGGAGTGACCTCCATCATCCATGGCAAGGCCGGCCACGAGGAAACCCGTGCGACCGCCTCCCGCGCCCAAGGCGAGGATGGCAAGGGCCACTACCTCATCATTCTTACTCTGGCCGATACCGACTACGTCTGCGACTACATCCGCGGCAAGGTGGACAAGGCAGCCTTCCTCGCCAAGTTCCAGGACGCCATCTCGCCTGGCTTCGATCCCGATGCCCACCTCGCCCACGTGGGTGTGGCGAACCAGACGACGATGCTCAAGAGCGAGACGGAGGAGATCCAACGCCGTGTCCGTACCGCGATGGTGGATCGAGACGGCGATGCCGCGAATTTCCAGGTCTTCGACACCATCTGCGGTGCCACTCAGGAGCGGCAGGACGCCCTGTTCCAGATGTTGGACAAGAAGATGGATCTCCTGTTGGTCGTCGGCGGCTACAACAGTTCAAATACCACCCACTTGGTCGAGATCGGCGAGGAGCACCTGCCCACCTTCTTCATCCGTGATGCCTCGTGCCTGAAATCGCTGGAACAGATCGTCCACTACGACATCCATCACAAGGAGGAGGTCACCAGCGCCTATTCCCAGCTCCTGCTCGGCGACCAGCCGGTGACCATCGGCATCACCGCCGGCGCCTCCTGCCCGAACAATCTGATCGAGGACACCATCCTCAAGGTCTTCGAACTCCGTGGCATCACCCGCGAGCAGTTGGTGGTGGCCTGA
- a CDS encoding TIGR02206 family membrane protein, producing the protein MPVFHPFTVQHFIALAIGAVISAAVIIAGRKGGKPKRIAIGILTVLNLSAYVMVRLAWKGHADPGIDNMLPFQLCDLAAIIAGLALLTHRRTLRDLTYFWGLAATTQALLTPALQIGFPSWPFVVFFIQHFAIVATALFLPLADGWRPRTPWWSSPARAWMWANVYILCALGVNTWLGSNFGFASRKPSNPSLLDHLGPWPWYLLSLQGIAFLLFLLLSLPFLGRKPRGK; encoded by the coding sequence GTGCCCGTCTTCCACCCCTTCACCGTCCAGCACTTCATCGCACTCGCGATCGGCGCGGTGATCTCGGCGGCGGTGATCATCGCCGGAAGAAAAGGCGGAAAGCCAAAGCGGATCGCGATTGGCATCCTGACCGTCCTCAACCTCTCCGCTTACGTGATGGTCCGGCTGGCGTGGAAAGGCCACGCGGATCCCGGGATCGACAACATGCTGCCATTCCAGCTCTGCGATCTGGCAGCCATTATCGCCGGACTGGCACTGCTCACCCACCGCCGCACGCTGCGCGACCTGACGTATTTCTGGGGGCTCGCCGCCACCACCCAGGCGCTACTGACCCCTGCCCTCCAGATCGGGTTTCCCTCATGGCCGTTCGTGGTCTTTTTCATCCAGCACTTCGCCATTGTCGCCACCGCCCTGTTCCTGCCGCTGGCGGACGGCTGGCGGCCCCGTACCCCGTGGTGGAGCAGTCCGGCCCGGGCGTGGATGTGGGCGAATGTGTATATTCTCTGCGCGCTGGGCGTGAATACCTGGCTGGGCTCCAACTTCGGATTCGCTTCCCGCAAGCCCTCCAATCCCAGCCTGCTCGACCATCTGGGACCATGGCCGTGGTATCTCCTTTCTCTCCAAGGGATTGCCTTTCTGCTGTTCCTGCTCCTTTCCCTGCCCTTCCTCGGGCGGAAACCCCGCGGAAAATGA